A stretch of the Notolabrus celidotus isolate fNotCel1 chromosome 3, fNotCel1.pri, whole genome shotgun sequence genome encodes the following:
- the LOC117809738 gene encoding adhesion G-protein coupled receptor G5-like → MESRQTEHLMVAFILIILLSTGIAVTQEELNFCGTWRHDDGSLTLNLNLSTGCDKISISADKNSLSIHGQITSVCSQSKVMHLDQTGSEESYFCLYWEPLQDHLRLLFEGKDIHLCQPQDLQSSCCTDLSNGPKASEATFGILNGSVMNDVISEKTHAAYTFNGTPIACKALQGEVINKMNQGSARVTVTKDEKMGSTVEVEMEKDFKGFNITPDITGLSAETMTTVQIPSALKEAAQSTKKVVCTFHVNNSKFQEGSAKGSILKVVEITVGNDVIKNLPDPIKISFHHEDIPKTHSRKCVSWDTKEGSSKVNWVVDGCETHKNGTDHTECLCSHLTYFTVLVELEPRPVRHLLALTAITYVGCALSVISCIAIIIFLCRKNKRSKELSVPIHLGLAISLALLNLLFFFTGVLANVEWESVCTWVGAGLHYALLSSFSWMGIEIFHTFWLVYVVFSPSPKPFVWNLVGFALPAVPVGILIAVGDIYGVREVQSVEDSDPYRMCWMKSNHQALLAHYCTNITILVILVSSGFGMLFLVFRKIRARDEWRQNRVAFLSIWGLSCLFGTMWGLTFLDFSKLSVLSDLIRFLACFFTSFQGFLLMLRFCMLDWIRKQAGGSALGSTSSGSTRQHMLQAQEKN, encoded by the exons ATGGAGTCTAGACAGACAGAACATCTGATGGTTGCATTCATCCTGatcatcctcctctccacaG GTATAGCTGTAACTCAGGAGGAATTAAACTTTTGTGGCACGTGGCGGCATGACGATGGCTCCCTGACCCTCAACCTCAACCTCTCCACAGGCTGTGACAAGATTTCAATCTCAGCTGACAAAAACTCTCTGTCCATCCACGGACAGATCACCTCTGTGTGCAGCCAGTCCAAAGTAATGCACCTCGATCAGACTGGCTCAGAAGAAAGCTACTTCTGTCTGTACTGGGAGCCCTTGCAGGACCATCTCAGGCTGCTG TTCGAGGGAAAAGACATTCATCTGTGCCAGCCTCAAGACCTACAGAGCTCTTGCTGCACAGATCTATCTAATGGCCCCAAAGCATCTGAGGCAACTTTTGGGATCCTCAATGGATCAGTTATGAATGATGTCATCAGCgaaaaaacacatgcagctTACACGTTCAACGGGACTCCCATCGCCTGCA aagCTTTACAAGGTGAAGTGATAAACAAGATGAACCAGGGATCTGCCCGAGTCACTGT gactaAGGATGAGAAGATGGGGAGCACGGTTGAGGTCGAGATGGAGAAGGATTTCAAAGGCTTCAACATCACCCCT GATATCACAGGTTTATCTGCAGAGACCATGACTACTGTCCAGATCCCTTCAGCTCTAAAAGAGGCCGCACAAAGTACCAAGAAAGTAGTCTGCACTTTCCATGTAAACAACTCCAAGTTCCAA GAGGGATCAGCAAAGGGCAGCATTCTGAAAGTGGTAGAAATCACTGTTGGGAATGACGTCATCAAAAACCTGCCTGACCCAATAAAGATTAGTTTTCACCATGAAGATATACCT aaaacacattcaAGGAAATGTGTTTCATGGGACACAAAAGAAG GTTCATCGAAGGTCAATTGGGTGGTGGATGGATGTGAGACACAcaagaatggaacagatcacaCAGAGTGCCTCTGTTCCCATCTGACTTACTTCACTGTACTTGTG GAACTGGAGCCTCGCCCAGTGCGCCACCTCCTGGCTCTGACTGCAATTACATATGTGGGCTGTGCTCTGTCTGTGATCAGCTGCATTGCTATCATCATTTTCCTCTGCAGGAAGAA TAAGCGGTCTAAGGAGCTGTCCGTACCAATCCACCTTGGTTTGGCTATCTCTCTCGCCCTCCTCaacctgctcttcttcttcactggGGTCCTGGCTAACGTTGAATGGGAGTCTGTGTGCACCTGGGTGGGGGCAGGCCTCCACTATGCCCTGCTCAGCTCCTTCAGTTGGATGGGCATAGAAATTTTTCACACCTTCTGGTTGGTGTACGTGGTTTTCAGCCCCTCCCCGAAGCCGTTTGTCTGGAACCTGGTTGGCTttg CTCTTCCTGCTGTTCCTGTTGGCATCCTGATTGCTGTTGGTGACATTTATGGGGTGCGAGAGGTGCAAAGTGTTGAAGACTCTGATCCTTATAGGAT GTGCTGGATGAAAAGTAACCACCAGGCTTTACTCGCCCACTACTGCACCAATATTACAATCCTGGTCATCCTGGTGTCCTCGGGCTTTGGGATGCTTTTCCTGGTCTTCAGGAAGATCCGCGCCAGGGATGAATGGAGGCAGAACCGAGTGGCTTTCCTGAGCATCTGGGGCCTTAGCTGCCTCTTTGGGACAATGTGGGGTCTGACCTTTCTAGACTTCAGCAagctctctgtcctctcagaCTTAATTCGCTTCCTCGCCTGCTTCTTCACCTCTTTTCAAG GATTCCTGTTGATGCTGCGGTTCTGCATGCTGGACTGGATAAGAAAACAGGCTGGTGGCTCTGCATTAGGCAGCACCAGCAGTGGATCTACCAGACAACACATGCTTCAGGCCCAGGAGAAGAACTAG